AGGGCAGCGGGACGGTCCGGCCCTCGACGGTCGCGGTCGCCCGCATCACCGCAGCAGCAGGCGCGTGGCCGTGCGCAGCTGCCCCTCCAGCTCGTCGATCGTCGCGCGCCCCGACTGCCACTTCAGTATCGACGAGAACCACACCTGCTCGAGGACCATCGCAGCGGTCCGGTCCTCGTCGTCCGGCTCGCGGTCGGAG
This region of Actinomycetota bacterium genomic DNA includes:
- a CDS encoding TetR family transcriptional regulator; this translates as LASAMTRALMFADASVAEEVDGVTTTTTDAISQAIAGSDREPDDEDRTAAMVLEQVWFSSILKWQSGRATIDELEGQLRTATRLLLR